One part of the Neodiprion virginianus isolate iyNeoVirg1 chromosome 3, iyNeoVirg1.1, whole genome shotgun sequence genome encodes these proteins:
- the LOC124301479 gene encoding uncharacterized protein LOC124301479 → MAPVALQKLTALQRAREGEIEGLRQRLTSKPRDTLTKRVVKSRLDALNEIWTEVRKAHAEIIVRENADADPYVTDDWFGRIQGVFRVQGEFRSREDALVLPKLTSRLPSDRFGDLDLRQFEGLALVDPDFSVSQDVDVILGADVYGQLLRPGLKRFPTSQLVAQSTAFGWVISGMVRSDKRRADRAHSSLPTRALHCLGEPDLERVLRRFWSLEEIAPNSGGLTPEDEMAEHLFGEAHSRDSRGRCGVWLPVGPEHPRVANETGSMALKSLSGMQRRLSRDARLAEAYGSFMRDYERLGHMTRVPALEIRCEDAWYLPHHAVIQASGDKWKLRVVFDASRTTREAHCLNNFLWSGPPLQSDLSLILSNWRKYRFAFIVDMVRVFRRALVVREDRDLQRGVWATIADAGPVDYRLNAVACGTTCAPYLAIRTLSQLVIDEGVDFPLGAVV, encoded by the exons ATGGCTCCAGTAGCCTTACAGAAGCTTACTGCATTGCAGCGGGCTCGTGAAGGCGAAATAGAAGGCTTGCGGCAGAGGTTAACAAGCAAACCGCGAGATACGCTTACGAAACGAGTCGTTAAATCGCGACTTGACGCTCTAAATGAAATTTGGACAGAGGTTCGTAAGGCTCACGCTGAGATCATCGTTCGAGAAAACGCGGATGCCGACCCGTACGTCACCGATGATTGGTTCGGGCGAATTCAGGGTGTATTCAGGGTTCAGGGCGAATTCAGGAGTCGCGAAG ACGCGCTCGTCCTCCCAAAACTCACCTCGCGTCTCCCATCGGATAGATTTGGCGATCTAGATTTGCGACAATTTGAGGGTCTTGCGCTGGTGGATCCGGACTTTTCGGTTTCCCAAGATGTAGACGTGATTTTGGGCGCTGATGTTTATGGCCAGTTGCTCCGTCCCGGCTTGAAACGGTTCCCTACCTCACAACTTGTCGCTCAAAGTACGGCTTTTGGTTGGGTGATTTCCGGTATGGTGCGGTCCGACAAACGGCGGGCGGACAGGGCTCACTCTTCCTTGCCAACACGGGCACTTCATTGCTTGGGTGAGCCGGATTTGGAGCGGGTCCTGCGGCGCTTTTGGTCTCTCGAGGAGATTGCTCCGAATTCGGGTGGATTGACGCCCGAGGACGAGATGGCTGAGCATTTGTTCGGGGAGGCTCACAGTCGCGACTCGCGAGGTCGGTGCGGGGTCTGGCTTCCTGTGGGACCGGAGCATCCTAGGGTGGCTAACGAGACTGGATCAATGGCGCTTAAATCTCTCTCTGGTATGCAACGTCGACTGTCGCGAGACGCTAGATTGGCTGAGGCATACGGTAGCTTCATGAGGGACTACGAACGCCTGGGACATATGACTCGAGTCCCGGCCTTAGAAATACGGTGCGAGGACGCGTGGTACCTTCCACATCACGCAGTGATTCAGGCTTCAGGTGACAAATGGAAACTTCGCGTTGTGTTTGATGCCTCTCGGACAACTCGCGAAGCGCACTGCCTGAATAACTTTTTGTGGTCAGGACCCCCCCTCCAGAGCGATCTGTCATTGATCCTCTCAAATTGGCGAAAATACCGTTTTGCGTTTATCGTGGACATGGTGAGGGTGTTCCGGCGGGCTCTGGTCGTGCGCGAGGACCGGGATCTGCAGAGGGGTGTGTGGGCGACGATCGCTGACGCCGGTCCTGTTGATTACCGTTTGAATGCTGTCGCGTGCGGGACGACTTGTGCCCCATATCTGGCCATCCGCACGCTTTCGCAGTTGGTTATTGATGAGGGGGTTGACTTTCCTCTCGGAGCGGTGGTGTAA